In Fimbriimonadaceae bacterium, the following are encoded in one genomic region:
- a CDS encoding response regulator transcription factor, translating to MSDRENMLLLVSADHAATGLLGKWLEMNGYPTCVVTTIASALSEIRQRRPVLILLDRQLLVTEGGRRDQFPSTVPIIVLQPFDKSCGQDECLTELESGFDLVFCSPHSRELLAHIRAILRRQQMPAAAPSVLRAQSLAMDTARHEVKVGGTLVELTPKEFRILHQFLLSPGVVLSRQELLNRVWGEDYALEEHALDVHIHSLRQKIEADPSKPRLVVTIRGIGYKLQAS from the coding sequence ATGAGCGACAGGGAGAACATGCTGCTGTTGGTGAGCGCCGACCACGCAGCGACCGGCCTGCTGGGGAAATGGCTCGAGATGAACGGCTATCCGACTTGCGTGGTGACGACCATCGCCTCCGCGCTCAGCGAGATTCGGCAGCGGCGTCCGGTCCTGATTCTGTTGGATCGACAGCTCCTCGTGACGGAGGGCGGCCGTCGAGATCAGTTTCCTTCTACCGTCCCCATCATTGTTCTGCAACCGTTCGACAAATCCTGCGGCCAAGATGAATGCCTCACCGAGTTGGAGTCCGGATTCGACCTCGTGTTTTGTTCTCCGCACTCCCGAGAACTGCTGGCGCATATCCGGGCGATCCTGCGTCGACAACAGATGCCGGCGGCCGCTCCATCTGTGCTTCGTGCCCAAAGCCTCGCGATGGATACCGCGCGCCATGAGGTGAAGGTCGGAGGAACACTGGTCGAGCTCACGCCGAAAGAATTTCGTATCCTTCATCAGTTTTTGCTCTCGCCCGGCGTTGTGCTGTCCCGACAGGAATTGTTGAATCGCGTCTGGGGAGAAGATTACGCCCTCGAAGAACATGCGCTGGATGTCCATATTCACTCCCTGCGTCAGAAGATCGAGGCGGATCCCTCCAAGCCCCGACTCGTCGTCACGATTCGAGGCATCGGGTACAAGCTCCAGGCGTCCTAA